In the Quercus lobata isolate SW786 chromosome 5, ValleyOak3.0 Primary Assembly, whole genome shotgun sequence genome, one interval contains:
- the LOC115991384 gene encoding receptor-like protein EIX2, whose protein sequence is MGGSSLQFLLTLILLLLCMKPTIANYLGLADTHLGCKEHERQAFLKIKQDLIDDYGLLSSWSTDQDCCKWSGVRCSNQTGHIIMLNLNASSIPPRHLRGKLNPSLIELKYLTYLDVSYNDFNQSQIPEIIGSLSNLRHLDLFYAKFGRNIPFQLGNLSNLQYLDLGLNNFNKPEKLEWLPQLSSLKYLGMSTVNLSKVYNWLHVVNKLPYLTSLFLYSCNLPNIFSVPLVNSSTSLDVLQLSDNNLTCSSSVLQWLFKSNTSVVELDFSSNQFQGLIPNAFSRINSLAHLYLNSNEFEGEISKAFGDLSNNQLSRRIPDSCWMHLEELVILNLANNHFHGTIPSSVGFLHEIVTLDLGNNNFSGKLPSSLKNCTKLIFFNLNQNDLSGQIPMWLGISHPNLVVLILRSNYFYGAIPTHFCYLAHLQILDVALNQISGSMPKCLNNLTTLTQKGSPNATITHYYTINSKSLFYMLYADHMFFMWKGKEHEYKNILGLLKGIDLSSNNLTGRIPREIVELVGLVSLNLSRNRLTGQITSEIDMLQSLDALDLSKNQLSGGIPSSLSHIDRLSVLDLSNNNLSGKIPTSPQLDTFNASSYEGNPNLCGAPLPKKCLGEEIGQNPAMNRSKEHAGMQDEREGFISIGFYVSVALGFIAGFWGVVGTLVLNMALRVAYFRFLNDFKDRLYVAISVNMAKVQRQLQN, encoded by the exons ATGGGTGGAAGTTCCCTCCAATTTCTCCTCACTTTAATTCTCCTTTTGTTGTGCATGAAACCAACTATTGCAAATTATTTGGGGTTAGCAGATACTCACCTTGGCTGTAAAGAGCATGAGAGACAAGCTTTTCTCAAGATTAAACAAGACCTTATTGATGACTATGgccttctttcttcttggaGCACCGATCAAGATTGTTGCAAATGGAGTGGGGTTAGGTGTAGCAACCAAACAGGCCACATCATCATGCTCAATCTCAATGCCTCGTCCATTCCCCCAAGGCATTTGCGAGGTAAACTTAATCCTTCCTTGATTGAGTTAAAATATTTGACTTATTTGGACGTGAGCTACAATGATTTTAATCAGAGCCAAATCCCAGAAATCATTGGTTCTCTGTCCAACTTAAGACACCTTGACCTTTTTTATGCTAAGTTCGGAAGAAATATACCTTTTCAGCTTGGGAACCTTTCAAACTTGCAGTACCTTGATCTTGGCCtgaataattttaataaacCAGAAAAGTTAGAGTGGCTCCCTCAACTTTCTTCTTTAAAATACCTTGGCATGAGTACCGTTAACTTGAGCAAAGTCTATAATTGGCTCCATGTTGTGAATAAATTGCCGTACTTGACATCCTTGTTCTTGTACTCTTGTAATCTTCCAAATATTTTCTCTGTTCCCCTTGTTAATTCTTCTACTTCTCTTGATGTCCTCCAACTCTCTGATAATAATCTCACTTGTTCTTCTTCAGTACTACAGTGGTTGTTCAAATCCAACACTAGTGTTGTTGAACTTGATTTCTCTTCTAACCAATTTCAAGGTTTAATTCCGAATGCTTTTAGCAGAATAAACTCTCTTGCACATCTCTATCTCAATTCTAATGAGTTTGAAGGTGAGATATCGAAAGCCTTTGGTG ATCTCTCCAATAACCAGTTATCAAGACGGATACCAGACTCATGTTGGATGCATCTTGAAGAATTAGTAATTCTTAATTTGGCAAACAATCATTTTCATGGGACAATCCCAAGCTCAGTGGGATTTCTACATGAGATTGTGACATTGGATTTAGGTAACAATAATTTTAGTGGGAAACTTCCTTCCTCCTTGAAGAATTGCACAAAGTTGATATTCTTTAATCTTAACCAAAATGATCTATCAGGACAAATACCAATGTGGTTGGGGATTAGTCATCCAAATTTAGTTGTACTTATCCTTCGATCCAATTACTTCTATGGAGCCATCCCGACACATTTCTGTTATCTAGCACATCTTCAAATTTTAGACGTTGCTTTAAACCAAATCTCAGGAAGTATGCCAAAATGCCTCAACAATCTTACTACCTTAACTCAAAAAGGGAGTCCAAATGCCACCATCACCCATTATTATACAATCAACAGCAAATCCTTGTTTTATATGTTGTATGCTGATCATATGTTTTTTATGTGGAAGGGAAAAGAGCATGAGTATAAAAATATTCTTGGACTATTAAAAGGCATAGATCTCTCGAGCAATAATTTAACTGGGCGGATTCCAAGAGAAATCGTGGAACTTGTTGGATTGGTTTCCTTAAATCTCTCAAGAAACCGTTTAACTGGACAAATCACTTCAGAGATTGATATGTTACAATCATTAGATGCCTTGGATCTATCTAAGAACCAGCTCTCCGGTGGAATTCCTTCAAGCCTTTCTCATATTGATCGTCTAAGTGTCTTGGACTTGTCAAACAACAATTTGTCTGGAAAAATCCCAACAAGCCCTCAACTTGATACCTTTAATGCATCCTCATATGAGGGGAATCCAAATCTTTGCGGAGCCCCGCTTCCAAAGAAATGTCTGGGGGAAGAAATAGGTCAAAATCCAGCTATGAACAGGAGCAAAGAACATGCTGGCATGCAAGATGAGAGAGAAGGGTTTATATCCATAGGATTTTATGTTAGTGTGGCCCTTGGATTTATTGCAGGTTTCTGGGGAGTTGTTGGCACATTAGTACTGAATATGGCACTGCGAGTTGCATATTTCAGGTTCTTGAACGATTTCAAAGATAGGCTATATGTGGCAATATCAGTGAATATGGCCAAAGTTCAGAGGCAGCTACAAAACTAA